The nucleotide window AATTCCACTCCTTGGTGCACTAACGCATACAAGCAGTCCGAGATCATTTTGCCAACGCACCTTGGAGCAGAGGGTACGAGAGTCTCCTAGGTTCTCCATTCAACAAGACCGCGAACCCGCAACACAACATGAGAAAGTCCGGTAGAAATTTATCGCTTCAATCACCAGCTCCTTCGCGCTCGTAAATTTGCCTGAATTATTCCTGTCTGCCGGGCTATCCTTGGAAGTGACCAGCCTTGGTCTGAGGGGACTCCTGCTCTCGGAGCTCGCCAATGCAATGCACCTTTGAGAAGCACTCGAGTTCGACTAGGCGTGATGCAATCTCACGAATGCGGCTCtcgccctccctctcttACACAGACATGCTGTTTGGGCCATCGCAGTCTTTTTGGTAGACACAGGAAAGTACACTGAAGCTGTCAGATTGGAGAATCATGGATTTCTGGTGCGCCATAGGGAGGAAGCATAGATATCACGCCAATGAGTTCCATCGAGGAATGAACTCTTTGGAGACTACCAAATGGGACGGCTTCAAAGACTCATAGACGGGCCATGGATCTTTCTTCTGGCAGAACCAGACGCTAGAAGACCTCACATCTGGAAGGACCGGGAATCTATCTTGGGTATCTAGACATGACTTTGCACGTCATAGCCTGGACATGAACGAACGAGCGCCTCGCCTCGTGTTCTCGGAGAAGAGTGTCTAACAGGTTTTGAGTAAGGGTTGGGAACGTTCTCCCCACCACAACGGCAACCCATTCAATTCATGAACGTTCGGAAAGCAGACCAACAAACAAAAGGGGGTAAAAACAGATGACGGAGGGCATGACCCCGTCATTGCATGGGAGCCATGGTCGTTGTAGCGCGTAGAAGGTAGCCATAACGCCTCTTGGCCGTCATTGACGGTCCCGGGCTTTGAAGGGGACAAGCAAACCGCTGATGCTCGTGACGGACAATAGAATGGGGCATAGCACATGCGTCCGGCTGCCGCTGGCGCTGCGAATGGTATAAACAGAGCATGCCGGGCAAGGAAAACTAGATAGTAGGGGCCAATGGTTCGCGATGAGAGGGAGCAGTTCCACGGTGAAagctgtctgtctgtctgtctgcagCGGCCACCTTTGCCGAGCTCCAATCACTGCTAAAGCGCTATTATTGTGAATCCATGCTTCATGCACCTGCAGCTCGTGTTGGGGGAGGGCCAAGAACGTTACGGTCTTGGCTAACTGTTGGCAACGCTGCCTGGATGGCACGGGCAACTCGTATCGGCTTGGAGTGAAAGGGAAACGCTTGGTCCGCCGCTGTCCGTTCACTTCATCCGTGTTTTCGAATCACAGGACTTTGCAAGGGCGGGAAGGCTAATCTTATTAACTATAAGTTCTGCTCCTCTTTGAAACTCAATTCACTTGCTGTTTCTTAGCCCGGTTGCTGCCGAGACATATGTTGCCTAGGAAGATGGCCCATGGCCCACAGCTACAGTCCCAACCCAAAATTCCGAGATCACCCCCTTCTAAAATACAGGCATACCTGATCTCAAACTTatggaccccccccccccccactgtAGACATGTCCGTCCACAACAACATACCACCTTAACTTGCCTCCTGTCAGACGTTGTGGTGCCCAACGCCCTGGAAGCAACAGCTACTCTGCTTCAATTTACCAAAAGGGCTGTCATGCCGGCCAAGATGTGTCTTatttcttctttttcgtcGTTTCACTTTCTCATGCAGGGCCACAATAGTCCCTTTGCAACAGAACAGGCATGTCTCTCTCGCCCCTGGAACGATCGGCTGGTATTCCCACCCAAAcacccccacccccatcATGTCGGTTTCCGTCTGCCATCTACAGCAGGATGAACTCGGTTCGCCGAGCTGTCCACAGGGGCTTGTCaagggaggaggacgagaaacAGGACTGTGCTTCTGTAGTGGCGCTCGGCTTCCCGTTGCCAATGCCAACAGCGAACAGATATCGGTTGATATGATTCTCGGGCAACAATAGGCACATCTCTGGCTTCGACATCGTCTTGCATGTGATGGACTACGTAGATAATGATTTGCCCGTTAAGTATTCGAATACAAGCAATAGACAGCCTTGCAGCTCTCTTACCATTCTCACCTGttgtcgatgccgccgcgtATTAGGTGTCTCGATCGCGTGCGGTCCCAGCCGCTTGCAAGACATCAATCTCGTCGCTGCCCTGGGGTCAATCACCTTGTGACAGTGGTAACCCCATCATCCCCTCCGGTGGCTTTCTGCCAAGCCGATTGTCCCATCGACGTCGCCTTACCCCAGTTTTAGATGCAGATGATCCCTTCCGGGGGCCCAGAGCTATCTGCAGGGCTCAGGGCGCTCGCCGATGGTCGAGCTGTGGCGTGGCGACCTCTTCAGACAGCATTCTCTTCTCTGACGGGCCAACTCGTCCCCCGAAGCCTATCTGTTGTTATGGCTCAATTGTTACGATACCGTTAGCTTGAACTCCAATACACCCGTCTTTCGAGCCTGATAGAAGAGAGATTATCGTTAGAGGTTGCTGTGGATTTGCCTGGCCGATCGGCTCTTTCGATTTTCCCACCCAAGTACCCGTCAGAAAGCCACAAGATGCTCTCGTCACCTCTCAAGGCTGGCGTGTTCAGCCTTCTGTCGTTGGCCGGCCTCGTTGCCGGTCAACAAGATGACCTCGGGAGCGTTCTTCAGTCCAAATCAAATCTGTCTACTTATTACAACCTGATCAAAGTGAGTTGAGTTGCCTCTGGCCGGCGTGAGGTTCGACCCTCTGTTGATGGCGAACGAGATGTATGATGAAGTTATCGACCCTTTGCTGACTCCTGATCAGAAATACCCCGAAGTCATTCTTAAGCTTCCCAGCTACGATGGCGTCACAGCAAGTTTCCCTGAAAATTCCAATCCCAAGAATGTGGTCCACAGGGCTAACACACTGCTCAGATCATTGCGCCGTCCAACGCGGCTTTCGAGAACATTCCCGGTACCCAACTAAACGGCATCTGGAACGAAACGGACCCCTCCATCGCCGTCCCCATCCTGGAGTACCACATCCTCCAAGGCACAGTCTCGACCAGCGCTCTCGAATCGGGCCCGTCAGTCCTGCACTCCTCGCTACTCCAGAACCCGGCCTGGACCAACGTCACTGGCGGACAGAACGTCATGGTGAACAAGCAGCCCGGCAACGTCACCGTCTTCACCTCGTCCGAGGGCATCCGTACCACCCAGGTCGAAGGTGACATCAAGTTTGCGGGCGGCCTCAtccaggtcgtcgacaaCCTCATGATCCCCCCTGCCAGGCTCGAAATCACGACCGACTCCTTTCAGCTCCCCGCCTTCCTGGGGGCGCTCTACACCGCCAGACTCCTCCCCTCGCTGTCGGAGAGGAAGAACGTGACCATATTCGCCCCGCGCAACGAGGCCTTCCAGCGCGTCGCCGGATCCCTCCGAGACCTGGACGAAGACGCTGTCCGGAACATCCTCAACTACCACGTCGTCACAGGCCGCATTCTCGCCTCCTCGGACCTCAAGAACGGCACGAACCTGACCACTCTGTCCCGGCAGGACCTCAACGTCATCCGCTCTGGCAACAATCTCTTCCTCAACTCGGCACAGATCGTCCAACCCGACATCCTCCTCGCAAATGGCATCCTCCACATCGTCGACAATGTCCTGAACCCGAacgcggcctcggcgacgccggacCCCACCGCCGTTAGCCAGCTGCCCGTCTTCCCCGAGAGCTCGGCGTCTGGGCTGCCGTTCACGTCGGCGATTCCTTGCACCGTGAGCTGTCCTGTGACAACCACCGCGACTCccacggcggcatcgacgacggcatcgacgacggccatcAGGACTGCCACGAGCCCCGGTGCCGCGGCGCGGACTGGCGTGGCTGCTGGGGCGGCTTTGCTTGCAGGGTTGGCAGCGCTGACTTGATTCGGAACGGGGCCTGGTTTGCACGGACAGAACGAGGCTACGATATCACTGTAGATGTTGGAATGCTAAAGCACTGACTGGATCATTTTGTAAATAGAATTCAAACCTGGGCCTGAAGAAGTTGGAATACTTGGAGTCAAGAAAACAGCGCGTACATTGCGCGGGATGTAGTGCGCTCACAGAGGCCTTGATATTATAGTTGCAATCGTTAGGCCAGTAGTTGCAATGCCAACTCTGGCCATCCAAGCCATGTCTACAAGTTTTCCCTGTTTCACCCAGCAGACTTCATTCCACTCAACTATCTCCACCTTTGTCCGGGTCTTCGCCCGCAAGCTCAAAGGTCAGGTTTTTTCGTAATGCTCCACAGCCATCCAAATAAGTCCGATATGGTGTAGTGGCCAATATGATGCCCTCTCATTCACAGAACTTGATCGTGGCATAGAAAGTCGTGAAGATTGGATATGGTGGAGGGAAAGAGGCGAGGGGAGAATATTAGATTCGGCTGGTCCATGGTGGCAGACACGCGGAATGGCAATCGCTTCGCCAGCTGCACTTACccaagcaagcaagcaagcattCGCAAGGATGGGTTAGGTATACATCATGGTAGCTTTTGATGTGCCTTGCGCGAGAACACGTTAATGTAACTATTAGCAGCTGCCTTGCCACGTAGTTGATCAGCAGTCCTCTGACACTTTAAAACTGCCTCCTATTCTGGTTACTAGATTCGGAAGGTGAAGCTTGATTGAGGCCGACGGCTCGTCATGAGCACGTCTACCTTCCAGTACCGAAACATGAACGAAGATATCTACTTGATATGATCGGCTAGTATAAGAAATACGCAGTATGCCGGTGAGAAGATCCACTTGCAGGTTGTCATCGGTCGTAAACTGGACAGTCGACTTCAGCAACCCGTTGATCAGTTTCTAGGTCTCGATGAACTGTCTGAACGGAAGGACATGATTCGAACCAAGTTTCCCAGGTAGGAGAATGGTGCCAGAGGAATGAAAAAACAAGCCTTGAATATGGAAATTGTACTTGATTCTGGTTCACGCAAGGAGAAAGCCATATTCTAAGAAGCTGAAAAATAGTTCTTGTACCCCTACTATATCTTGAAAGCCTGTCGAAGCGGACAGCTCTATTGGAAGTTCAACAGATCAAAAAAAATAACTGTTACTGCTACTCGAGGCATGGCGGAAACTATGAAGATCTCGAAAGATGTTCAGAACTTACTGTCTATAAGAGCGTTTCCCAAGTATTTTGTACCGCAGAAGGCATGGTGTCACTTTTGAGCTCTCGACAACAGGCCACGACACTGTTTTGTCGTCCAGGGCCCGATTTCTTTAAGTCGATCGGTCATGGCGTGTCTTTAGAAGACATACCAGACTAAAAAATGTGTAATAATCCTCAAGTCTCGAGCAATGAGAGAAGGTGGTACGTGTGACCGGGGCATATGCTCTGCCGGTGAACTCGCAccctcgacaacgacaagctTTGAAGACACAAGTTCAAATGCAACCTCACAGGCCAAGTTGTTTAGCAACATCCCAGCAACACACATTAAGCTAGGAAGACTTCCAAGAAGTGCCCCCAGGCCACAGAGGCCCATCTACTGACATCGCTATCTAAGCCTCGGCTTTAACCCGTCACCTCGATCATCAGCCTCATCAAGACCCCGTCACCTTCCACACACGAACATCTTTCAAACCTCATTCCTACGCCCCAACATCACCCAGCCCCCCTACACCTCAACCGAGGTCACCGACGCCGCAGGCCCGCGTCTCGCACCACACCAACCTCACGCCTGCCAGCTGGCCACCCTCAGCTGCATAATCAGTAGACAGTAACACGGAGACAAGAACCTGATTTCCAGGCGTGGCGGGAGAGAACGCATACCCAGCTGTCCGGCTCCAGCTCGCGTAGGGTGCTCTGCATTGCCTTGACTACGTGTCTCAGTCCGGTACTCATCGCCCGCCTGCCCGCGACGAGACGACCACGCAGAGTTGCAGAGTGCAAGGGATGCATTTGGAGCCTTTCTCCAGTAAGCAGGGGGGGGTGGCAAAGAGGTATCGAGCTTGGCACATGAGAGATGCAGACGAGCTTTGCCCCGGCCATCCACCTCAACAGCGACTCGCAGACATGACACCGTATAGTATCGACCCTACCCACT belongs to Colletotrichum higginsianum IMI 349063 chromosome 5, whole genome shotgun sequence and includes:
- a CDS encoding Fasciclin domain-containing protein, which translates into the protein MLSSPLKAGVFSLLSLAGLVAGQQDDLGSVLQSKSNLSTYYNLIKKYPEVILKLPSYDGIIAPSNAAFENIPGTQLNGIWNETDPSIAVPILEYHILQGTVSTSALESGPSVLHSSLLQNPAWTNVTGGQNVMVNKQPGNVTVFTSSEGIRTTQVEGDIKFAGGLIQVVDNLMIPPARLEITTDSFQLPAFLGALYTARLLPSLSERKNVTIFAPRNEAFQRVAGSLRDLDEDAVRNILNYHVVTGRILASSDLKNGTNLTTLSRQDLNVIRSGNNLFLNSAQIVQPDILLANGILHIVDNVLNPNAASATPDPTAVSQLPVFPESSASGLPFTSAIPCTVSCPVTTTATPTAASTTASTTAIRTATSPGAAARTGVAAGAALLAGLAALT